The following coding sequences are from one Scomber japonicus isolate fScoJap1 chromosome 3, fScoJap1.pri, whole genome shotgun sequence window:
- the il17rd gene encoding interleukin-17 receptor D, whose protein sequence is MAAPRSFFISLCGLFFILYFSCGSTTSGNKRANQERCGFKVQSGADGGRRLAVNFRADNCSLNYPLGKHVIHEVTNVSFSHLACEDQAGVVVHWSASPLGIEHIKGFRVYLEDKNPEGKQCQHLILKDPRQLNFSYRNTKLSSQPFSGLTFDTDYMVRVVPFPTLMNESFFPPSFLRTNSCEVLLSSDNLVCKPFWKPKTLNVSQLGSNLHVAFDQAPPSFGFHLYYLYYKLRQEGPFKLQRCKPDMNQPRTTCILHDVTPGTYTIELRDDSNTSRRQTQYHVSQVHSPWAGPIRAMAITVPLVVMSAFATLFTVMCRKKQQENIYSQLDEESSESSNQSAALNTERPWPRPKVFICYSNRDCPKHSSVIQSFAYFLQDFCSCEVVLDLWEHLEMCKEGQMSWLSRQLDEANFIITVCSKGLRYFVEKKSRRGKTPVSRRSNNSNNSSSSSSAGGSGSDLFIVAVAMIAEKLRLAKQSEGSGAQELNRFMTVYFDYSTESDIPTVLSLAPRFKLMDQLPQLFSRLHSSQSSLVDRESQPLNVSRRNYFRSKSGRSLYVSICNMHQHISQNPDWFEKPLAPAGASTASSSSPSPPLPAVPAQNSPPKASCSSSSSSHPEEKFDSGLVLNEVMVKTPTLESEEGASRRNVLLLAPGSSPSPIPSPGPSPGLCPSPGLPHCSLSMLGPSRSTSGISGLLPGESSSSSSSAPSILQDEVCSIPVQTEEDRPSPPEVPPRDSGIYDSSVPSSELSIPLMEGLSHDQADTSSLADSESSSSGLGDEEPPAVALLRCSSATVCKAELHHHHHLEHNDGLEPNSGTLVAHGLEDFRSTGISRRWQSGPVQTKDCLSTAS, encoded by the exons gtgCAGTCTGGTGCAGACGGAGGTCGCAGGTTGGCCGTCAACTTCAGAGCTGACA ATTGCTCATTAAACTATCCTTTGGGGAAACATGTGATCCACGAGGTGACCAACGTCTCCTTCAGTCATCTGGCCTGTGAGGATCAGGCTGGCGTGGTCGTCCACTGGTCTGCTAGTCCACTAG GAATCGAACACATTAAAGGCTTCAGAGTTTATCTGGAGGATAAAAACCCAGAAGGAAAACAGTGTCAACACCTCATCCTCAAAGACCCCCGACAGCTCAACTTCTCCTACAGGAACACG AAGCTGAGCAGTCAGCCGTTCAGTGGTCTGACCTTTGACACGGACTACATGGTTCGGGTTGTTCCTTTCCCAACGCTGATGAACGAGagcttcttccctccatccttcctcagGACCAACT CCTGTGAAGTCCTCCTGAGTTCAGACAACCTGGTCTGTAAACCAT TCTGGAAACCGAAGACCCTGAACGTGTCTCAGCTGGGGTCGAACCTCCACGTGGCGTTCGACCAGGCTCCGCCCTCCTTCGGCTTCCACCTGTACTACCTGTACTACAAACTGCGGCAGGAAGGACCGTTCAAACTGCAGCGCTGCAAACCA GACATGAACCAGCCCAGAACTACATGCATCCTCCACGACGTCACTCCAGGGACCTACACTATAGAG TTGAGAGATGACAGCAACACTTCGAGGAGGCAGACTCAGTATCATGTCAGCCagg TGCACTCCCCCTGGGCGGGCCCGATCCGTGCCATGGCCATAACAGTGCCTCTGGTCGTCATGTCCGCCTTCGCCACTCTGTTCACTGTCATGTGTCGCAAAAAGCAGCAAG AAAACATCTACAGCCAGTTGGACGAAGAGAGCAGCGAGTCGTCCAATCAGAGTGCAGCGTTGAACACAGAGCGGCCATGGCCCCGCCCCAAAGTCTTCATCTGTTACTCCAACAGAGACTGTCCCAAACACAGCAGTGTCATACAGAGCTTCGCCTATTTCCTACAGGACTTCTGCAGCTGTGAG GTTGTGTTGGACCTGTGGGAACACCTTGAGATGTGCAAAGAGGGTCAGATGTCATGGCTCAGCAGACAGCTAGACGAAGCCAACTTCATCATCACCGTCTGCTCCAAAGGCCTACG CTACTTTGTGGAAAAGAAGAGCCGCAGAGGGAAGACGCCAGTCAGTCGGCGTAGTAacaacagtaacaacagcagcagcagctcttcgGCTGGCGGATCGGGCAGTGACCTGTTCATTGTGGCTGTGGCCATGATCGCTGAGAAGCTGCGGCTGGCCAAGCAGAGCGAGGGCAGCGGGGCTCAGGAGCTGAACCGTTTCATGACGGTTTACTTTGACTATTCGACAGAGAGCGACATTCCCACCGTGCTGAGTCTGGCTCCCAG ATTCAAGCTGATGGACCAGCTTCCTCAGCTCTTCAGTCGGCTGCACTCCAGTCAGTCCAGTCTGGTCGACCGCGAGTCGCAGCCTCTCAACGTCTCCAGGAGGAACTACTTCAGAAGTAAATCTGGACGCTCGCTCTACGTATCCATCTGCAACATGCATCAGCACATCAGCCAGAACCCTGACTGGTTTGAGAAGCCGCTGGCTCCCGCAGGAGCTTCCACAGCCTCCTCCTCgtcaccttctcctcctctccccgcTGTCCCAGCCCAAAACTCTCCTCCAAaggcctcctgctcctcctcctcctcgtctcacCCTGAGGAGAAGTTTGACTCTGGCTTGGTGCTAAATGAGGTGATGGTGAAGACGCCAACACTGGAGAGCGAGGAGGGAGCATCAAGGAGGAATGTGCTCCTGCTGGCCCCTGGCTCCAGTCCCAGCCCCATTCCCAGTCCTGGTCCCAGTCCTGGTCtctgtcccagtccaggcctgccACACTGCTCTCTGTCCATGCTGGGACCTTCAAG GTCCACTTCTGGAATATCTGGACTGTTACCTGGAgagtcttcctcctcttcctcttctgctccctccatcctccaggACGAGGTGTGCTCCATACCTGTTCAGACAGAAGAAGACCGTCCCTCCCCTCCTGAGGTCCCACCTCGTGATTCGGGCATTTATGATTCATCTGTCCCCTCCTCAGAGCTTTCCATTCCCCTAATGGAGGGACTGTCACATGACCAGGCTGACACCTCGTCCCTGGCCGACAGCGAGTCATCATCTTCTGGCCTGG GTGACGAGGAGCCGCCTGCTGTTGCATTGCTCCGCTGCAGTAGTGCCACAGTTTGTAAAGCTGAgctgcaccaccaccatcacctgGAACACAATGACGGACTTGAACCT AACAGTGGTACTCTGGTCGCCCATGGCCTGGAGGATTTTCGGAGCACTGGGATCTCCAGACGCTGGCAGAGCGGACCGGTTCAAACCAAAGACTGCCTCAGCACTGCGTCCTGA